The Lineus longissimus chromosome 2, tnLinLong1.2, whole genome shotgun sequence genome window below encodes:
- the LOC135483840 gene encoding protein rolling stone-like, producing the protein MPENGCSGCCPGNECRLANFKLDHPHPRLFMTARWNVGQGWFVAYRVIAAAFWLSWTIASVVWNYGWYTYEENRFLWIIYLTDWNLTLMTLRAIVHASVAIYYLHRTRSGTLVFTSMPLYLRFLWVLFNLSTTAALVITGFYWVAAYADSTSLLSADLLNHAANTIYVIMDVIVVAIPYRILHIFQPMLYAVTYLVFAAIYQVSGGLSASDKPYIYRALDWIQAPKTAAMYTALSVFGVTPVAYAILFGLSKAREAIYDRWFAHKQNDQHGDFNEAFDYTELGEAEAASQTSRKDHAGTPLKENTSGDNKYVT; encoded by the exons ATGCCTGAAAACGGATGCTCTGGTTGCTGTCCAGGGAATGAGTGCCGTCTCGCCAACTTCAAGCTCGATCATCCCCATCCTAGGTTGTTCATGACGGCACGG TGGAACGTTGGCCAAGGCTGGTTTGTTGCGTACAGAGTAATCGCAGCTGCGTTCTGGTTGTCTTGGACTATTGCCAGTGTCGTTTGGAACTATGGCTGGTACACGTACGAGGAGAACCGTTTTCTCTGGATCATATACTTAACCGATTGGAACCTAACCCTGATGACACTGAGAGCCATTGTCCATGCCAGCGTTGCCATCTACTACCTTCACCGAACCCGATCAG GAACACTAGTCTTCACGTCAATGCCACTCTACCTCCGGTTCCTGTGGGTTTTGTTCAACTTGTCCACGACAGCAGCTCTTGTCATCACTGGCTTTTATTGGGTAGCCGCTTACGCAG ACTCCACTTCCCTGCTTTCGGCAGACCTACTTAACCACGCCGCCAACACTATCTACGTCATCATGGACGTCATAGTGGTTGCCATCCCGTACAGGATACTGCATATCTTTCAACCAATGCTCTACGCCGTAACCTATCTTGTCTTTGCTGCCATCTACCAAGTTTCCGGCGGCTTGAGCGCATCTGATAAACCATACATTTACCGTGCATTGGACTGGATTCAAGCCCCTAAGACAGCCGCCATGTATACTGCTCTTTCGGTATTTGGGGTCACCCCAGTCGCATATGCAATTCTCTTCGGCCTATCTAAAGCCAGGGAAGCGATATACGACCGCTGGTTTGCCCACAAACAGAATGATCAACATGGTGACTTCAATGAAGCTTTCGATTACACGGAACTTGGTGAGGCTGAGGCTGCCTCTCAGACAAGCAGAAAGGATCATGCTGGAACGCCGCTGAAAGAAAATACTTCCGGGGACAACAAGTATGTGACATGA